Proteins encoded within one genomic window of Odocoileus virginianus isolate 20LAN1187 ecotype Illinois chromosome 2, Ovbor_1.2, whole genome shotgun sequence:
- the FIGLA gene encoding factor in the germline alpha isoform X1 has translation MLAGARGPAPEGPRRPRGRPSCPPPPRSAMDAAPELLRVPPAELLDDVLREQFGPLPQQATICRLKRLPSSTQDVQLVLERRRVANAKERERIKNLNHGLAKLKALVPFLPQNRKPSKVDILRGATEYIQVLTDVLEEAKDSEKRDPDHQSYSSSTSEPHTSSARQLSRDIMQHPGCAVGLKNEKEGSWADGGSGSLKYEK, from the exons ATGCTGGCAGGTGCCCGGGGCCCCGCCCCCGAGGGGCCCAGGCGCCCCCGGGGAAGGCCCAGCTGCCCGCCGCCCCCGCGCTCAGCCATGGACGCCGCGCCCGAGCTCCTGAGGGTCCCGCCGGCCGAGCTGCTGGACGACGTGCTGCGGGAGCAGTTCGGGCCGCTGCCCCAGCAGGCCACCATCTGCCGGCTCAAGCGGCTGCCGTCGTCCACCCAGGACGTGCAGTTGGTGCTGGAGCGGCGGCGCGTGGCCAACGCCAAAGAGCGCGAGCGG ATAAAAAATCTCAACCATGGTCTGGCCAAACTGAAGGCATTGGTGCCGTTTCTTCCCCAAAACAGGAAGCCTAGCAAAGTTGATATCCTCAGAGGTGCAACCGAATACATACAAGTTCTCACTGATGTTTTGGAAGAAGCCAAAGACTCTGAG AAACGAGACCCAGATCATCAGAGCTATAGCAGCAGTACTTCTGAGCCACATACTTCCTCAGCTAGACAGCTATCGAGAGACATTATGCAACATCCCGGCTGTGCTGTGGGCTTGAAGAATGAGAAGGAAGGGTCCTGGGCAGATGGTGGCAGTG
- the FIGLA gene encoding factor in the germline alpha isoform X2 encodes MLAGARGPAPEGPRRPRGRPSCPPPPRSAMDAAPELLRVPPAELLDDVLREQFGPLPQQATICRLKRLPSSTQDVQLVLERRRVANAKERERIKNLNHGLAKLKALVPFLPQNRKPSKVDILRGATEYIQVLTDVLEEAKDSEKRDPDHQSYSSSTSEPHTSSARQLSRDIMQHPGCAVGLKNEKEGSWADGGSG; translated from the exons ATGCTGGCAGGTGCCCGGGGCCCCGCCCCCGAGGGGCCCAGGCGCCCCCGGGGAAGGCCCAGCTGCCCGCCGCCCCCGCGCTCAGCCATGGACGCCGCGCCCGAGCTCCTGAGGGTCCCGCCGGCCGAGCTGCTGGACGACGTGCTGCGGGAGCAGTTCGGGCCGCTGCCCCAGCAGGCCACCATCTGCCGGCTCAAGCGGCTGCCGTCGTCCACCCAGGACGTGCAGTTGGTGCTGGAGCGGCGGCGCGTGGCCAACGCCAAAGAGCGCGAGCGG ATAAAAAATCTCAACCATGGTCTGGCCAAACTGAAGGCATTGGTGCCGTTTCTTCCCCAAAACAGGAAGCCTAGCAAAGTTGATATCCTCAGAGGTGCAACCGAATACATACAAGTTCTCACTGATGTTTTGGAAGAAGCCAAAGACTCTGAG AAACGAGACCCAGATCATCAGAGCTATAGCAGCAGTACTTCTGAGCCACATACTTCCTCAGCTAGACAGCTATCGAGAGACATTATGCAACATCCCGGCTGTGCTGTGGGCTTGAAGAATGAGAAGGAAGGGTCCTGGGCAGATGGTGGCAGTG